The Poseidonibacter antarcticus genome includes a region encoding these proteins:
- a CDS encoding winged helix-turn-helix transcriptional regulator, whose protein sequence is MTKKINTKEVYEKCPVETSLDALAGKWKILILWYLRSETKRFNELQKMLPHTTQKMLIQKLRELEEDGIVHREVYPVVPPKVEYSMTEYGITLKPILKQLYLWGEIHKKIKINSKNDE, encoded by the coding sequence ATGACTAAAAAGATCAATACAAAAGAAGTATATGAAAAATGCCCAGTGGAAACTTCTCTTGATGCATTAGCAGGAAAGTGGAAAATATTAATACTTTGGTATTTAAGGAGTGAAACTAAAAGATTCAATGAGCTTCAAAAAATGCTTCCTCATACAACACAAAAAATGCTAATTCAAAAACTAAGAGAATTAGAAGAAGATGGAATAGTACATCGTGAAGTTTATCCTGTAGTACCCCCTAAAGTTGAATATTCGATGACAGAATATGGTATAACTTTGAAGCCTATTTTAAAACAACTTTATTTATGGGGAGAAATTCATAAAAAAATAAAAATAAATTCTAAGAATGACGAGTGA
- a CDS encoding YhdH/YhfP family quinone oxidoreductase translates to MKAYIVEKIEDKKFESGIQDIETPIIEENEVLIKVEYSSLNFKDALSSVGNPGVTRVFPHVTGIDVAGIIQESNSDEFTIGEKVLVTGYDMGMNTNGGHAEFVKVPASWVVKMPKNITEKEIMTYGTAGLTAALSVNELLNNGVTEGEVLVTGATGGVGSIAVSILSKLGFEVTAISGKEEKIPFLKELGAKEVILRKDFDVENKRPMGKEKYSGVIDTVGGNILAEALKVIKYDGVATCCGLTSSHELSTNVFPFILRGVRLIGIDSVEAKREKKIAAWEKVAGDFKIDTLENLTNEISLDGIKEAYEALLAGKAVGRYLVKI, encoded by the coding sequence ATGAAAGCATATATAGTAGAAAAAATAGAAGATAAAAAATTTGAATCAGGAATTCAAGATATTGAAACTCCAATAATTGAAGAAAATGAAGTATTAATAAAAGTAGAGTATTCATCATTAAATTTTAAAGATGCACTTAGTTCAGTTGGAAATCCAGGAGTTACAAGAGTTTTTCCTCATGTAACAGGAATTGATGTTGCTGGAATTATTCAAGAGTCAAATTCAGATGAGTTTACAATTGGAGAAAAAGTTTTAGTAACTGGTTATGATATGGGAATGAATACAAACGGTGGTCATGCTGAATTTGTAAAAGTTCCAGCTTCATGGGTAGTAAAGATGCCAAAGAATATCACTGAAAAAGAAATTATGACATACGGAACAGCAGGATTAACTGCAGCATTATCTGTAAATGAACTTTTAAACAATGGTGTTACAGAAGGTGAAGTATTAGTTACAGGAGCAACAGGTGGTGTTGGTTCAATTGCTGTTTCAATTTTGAGCAAGTTAGGATTTGAAGTTACTGCAATTTCTGGAAAAGAAGAAAAAATTCCATTCTTAAAAGAACTTGGAGCTAAAGAAGTAATCTTACGAAAAGATTTTGATGTAGAAAACAAAAGACCAATGGGAAAAGAAAAATACTCAGGAGTAATTGACACTGTTGGTGGAAATATATTAGCAGAAGCACTAAAAGTGATAAAATATGATGGTGTTGCAACTTGTTGTGGATTAACATCTTCTCATGAATTATCTACAAATGTATTTCCTTTTATTTTAAGAGGTGTTAGATTAATAGGTATTGATTCAGTTGAAGCTAAAAGAGAAAAGAAAATCGCTGCATGGGAAAAAGTTGCAGGTGATTTTAAAATTGATACACTTGAAAATCTTACAAATGAAATTTCTTTGGATGGAATAAAAGAAGCTTATGAAGCATTACTTGCAGGAAAAGCTGTTGGAAGATATTTAGTTAAAATTTAA
- the ribA gene encoding GTP cyclohydrolase II → MIKSEVAKLPTRYGNFDIKAYKDGSQEHLAIMSKNFSDINTPIVRIHSECLTGDTMGSLKCDCNNQLNLALELISKEGGLVVYHRQEGRNIGLVNKVNAYKLQDEGFNTIDANLKLGFKEDERDYGAVGFILKDLNIKEIKLITNNPTKIKFIEDCGIKIAERIPAITEINKFNKNYLQTKKDFMGHIL, encoded by the coding sequence ATTATTAAATCAGAAGTTGCAAAATTACCTACAAGATATGGTAATTTTGATATTAAAGCATATAAAGACGGATCACAAGAGCATCTTGCTATTATGAGTAAAAATTTTTCTGATATAAATACACCTATAGTTAGAATACATTCTGAGTGTTTAACAGGTGATACAATGGGTAGTTTAAAATGTGATTGTAATAATCAACTTAATTTAGCATTAGAACTTATTTCAAAAGAAGGTGGTTTAGTTGTCTATCATAGACAAGAAGGACGAAATATTGGATTAGTAAATAAAGTAAATGCATATAAACTTCAAGATGAAGGATTTAATACAATAGATGCAAATCTAAAATTAGGGTTTAAAGAAGATGAAAGAGATTATGGTGCGGTTGGGTTTATACTAAAAGATTTAAATATTAAAGAAATAAAATTAATTACTAATAATCCTACAAAAATAAAATTTATTGAAGATTGTGGTATAAAAATAGCAGAAAGAATACCTGCGATTACAGAAATAAATAAATTTAATAAAAATTATTTACAAACTAAAAAAGATTTTATGGGACATATTTTATAA
- the pyrC gene encoding dihydroorotase encodes MKSFIINSALDMHLHLRDDDMLKLVAPHMSKNFVGALVMPNLISPITTKDTLLSYKNRIKNACKEDKFTPYLTIFFQVDYSYEFLKDIKDEIIAVKLYPFGVTTNSQTGVSSMDIEILRPTLESMSRLDIPLCVHGETKGFVMDREKEFLPIYESLAINFPNLRIIMEHISTKDAVELLDKYDNLYATVTIHHLLLTLDDVAGGMLNPHVFCKPIVKRYEDRDALLKVALEAHPKLMFGSDSAPHLKKNKETSTGGAAGVYTAPISLQVLTQLFEKHNKLANLNAFISLNAQKIYNLKPENKVIKLIKKDFIVPKVYNYKNEDVVPMLAGETLLWSIE; translated from the coding sequence ATGAAAAGCTTCATTATAAACTCTGCTTTAGATATGCATCTTCATTTAAGAGATGATGATATGTTAAAACTAGTAGCTCCACATATGTCAAAAAATTTTGTAGGTGCATTAGTTATGCCTAATCTTATTAGCCCAATCACAACAAAAGATACACTTCTTTCATATAAAAATAGAATCAAAAATGCATGTAAGGAAGATAAATTTACTCCATATCTTACAATATTTTTCCAAGTTGATTATTCATATGAGTTTTTAAAAGATATTAAAGATGAAATAATAGCAGTTAAACTATATCCTTTTGGTGTTACAACAAATTCACAAACAGGAGTATCTTCAATGGATATAGAAATTTTAAGACCTACTCTTGAATCAATGAGTAGATTAGATATTCCTTTATGTGTTCATGGTGAAACAAAAGGTTTTGTTATGGATAGAGAAAAAGAATTTCTCCCTATCTATGAATCTTTAGCTATTAATTTTCCAAACTTACGGATAATAATGGAACATATTAGTACAAAAGATGCTGTTGAGTTACTAGATAAATATGATAATTTATACGCAACTGTAACTATTCACCATTTACTTCTAACACTAGATGATGTAGCAGGAGGGATGTTAAATCCACATGTTTTCTGTAAACCTATTGTAAAAAGGTATGAAGATAGGGATGCTTTATTAAAAGTTGCTTTAGAAGCTCATCCTAAATTAATGTTTGGGTCTGATTCTGCTCCTCATTTAAAAAAGAATAAAGAGACTTCCACTGGTGGTGCTGCTGGTGTATATACTGCTCCAATTAGCCTTCAAGTATTAACACAACTTTTTGAAAAACATAATAAACTCGCTAATTTAAATGCTTTTATAAGTTTAAATGCACAAAAGATTTATAATTTAAAACCTGAAAACAAAGTTATTAAATTAATTAAAAAAGATTTTATAGTTCCAAAAGTTTATAATTATAAAAATGAAGATGTTGTTCCTATGTTAGCAGGTGAAACTTTACTTTGGAGTATAGAATAA
- a CDS encoding 6-pyruvoyl trahydropterin synthase family protein — protein MIIRKKFKFEGAHIVRNCSTIRCKKSIHGHSYIVEVFFTSNKLDNGYMILDFGLTKKHIKNIIDSFDHAYTLWEKESKEFKNFFKTNSQRWIQIPISPSAEVYSLMFLKFIDHILKHTVFSNGEGEVLVSSVRVHETKTGYAEAFREDINLIELDIKKVIFSNEVINEWKDKNELLEILSKDFQ, from the coding sequence ATGATAATAAGGAAAAAATTCAAATTTGAAGGTGCACATATAGTAAGAAATTGTTCAACTATAAGATGTAAAAAGTCAATTCATGGTCATTCTTATATAGTAGAAGTATTTTTTACCTCTAATAAATTAGATAATGGATATATGATTTTAGATTTTGGATTAACAAAAAAACATATAAAAAATATTATTGATTCTTTTGATCATGCCTACACTTTATGGGAGAAAGAGTCAAAAGAATTTAAAAACTTTTTTAAAACAAATTCTCAACGATGGATACAAATACCTATATCACCAAGTGCTGAAGTTTATAGTTTAATGTTTTTAAAGTTTATTGATCATATTTTAAAACATACAGTATTTTCTAATGGTGAAGGAGAAGTTTTAGTTTCATCAGTAAGAGTTCATGAAACAAAAACAGGATATGCAGAAGCATTTAGAGAAGATATTAATCTAATTGAATTAGATATAAAAAAAGTTATCTTTTCAAATGAAGTTATCAATGAATGGAAAGATAAAAATGAATTATTAGAAATATTATCAAAAGACTTTCAATAG
- a CDS encoding nuclear transport factor 2 family protein — translation MIKTSKDILNQWMRAVNNGDIQDLLGLYDDKAVMIPTFSNRLLDRKEKIKDYFEKLANKEELSIALHENTIITQNLGNNIYLLSGIYNWRFAVDGELLNFEARFSYVIDSTKPSPILHHHSSQIPRTL, via the coding sequence ATGATTAAAACTTCAAAAGATATTCTTAATCAATGGATGAGAGCAGTTAATAATGGAGATATACAAGACCTTTTAGGATTATATGATGATAAGGCTGTAATGATTCCAACATTTTCTAATAGATTACTTGATAGAAAAGAAAAGATAAAAGATTATTTTGAAAAATTAGCGAATAAAGAAGAACTTAGTATTGCACTTCATGAAAATACTATAATAACTCAGAATTTGGGGAATAATATTTATTTATTAAGTGGTATTTATAATTGGCGTTTTGCAGTTGATGGGGAATTGCTTAATTTTGAAGCAAGGTTTAGTTACGTAATTGATTCTACAAAACCTAGTCCTATTTTACATCATCATTCATCTCAAATACCACGGACATTATGA
- the glyS gene encoding glycine--tRNA ligase subunit beta, translating into MNKPLLIEIGVEELPAIPFLKELPNIEKKWADILEKNRLLSDFEFYYTPRRLVLWHREFQVSQEDSVVEQFGAPVKIAFKDGEPTGAALGFAKKCGVDVSELDKIDQGRGKVLYFKKEVKGTHAKDLLNDMINEFINSLNFGKSMRWGSRTDSFIRPIRSLSILLGEEVVEAEVFGVQSSNISYPHRMVSYEPFSYTFAGDYFCKLDKNGVILYPNERRERILSQMKDIEARHSVKIDIDEELLEEVVAITEYPTALIGKFDVEFLELPEEVIVTSMKEHQRYFAVYKDGVLTNNFIVVSNSKTDDFGYIISGNEKVLRPRLADGMFFYKNDIANGLSNEGLKKLTFVEGLGSMYEKSEREVEIAKHLAKLFDVEKEELIEKAVMLSKADLMSEMVFEFTELQGLMGYYYAKLAGEDELVYTALKEQYLPDGEDSELPSNKFSSTIALAYKLDNLMGLFSVGKIPTGSKDPFGLRRASAGIVKIAIEHKLPVDLSEIIDALASNYKGLDKKQLVDFFNERLFKIFDVNPSVLKAVLGSGETDIYKISQKLCALNPIVQSDSFKEYSSTFKRVANIIKDVNLDETLTIDESLLEDDAEKELINKYKEVTSKSYETYDEELDALFAMKPELDNFFDKVFVNHEDINIKTNRKHTIALVYQAFRKIADIKEITI; encoded by the coding sequence ATGAATAAGCCATTACTAATTGAAATTGGTGTTGAAGAATTACCAGCAATTCCATTTTTAAAAGAATTACCAAATATTGAGAAAAAATGGGCAGATATATTAGAAAAGAATAGATTATTAAGTGATTTTGAATTTTATTATACACCAAGAAGATTAGTATTGTGGCATAGAGAATTTCAAGTTTCACAAGAAGATTCAGTTGTTGAACAATTTGGAGCACCTGTTAAGATTGCTTTTAAAGATGGTGAACCAACTGGTGCTGCTTTAGGTTTTGCTAAAAAATGTGGTGTTGATGTTAGCGAACTTGATAAAATTGATCAAGGAAGAGGGAAAGTACTTTATTTTAAAAAAGAAGTAAAAGGAACTCATGCAAAAGATTTATTAAATGATATGATTAATGAATTTATCAATTCTCTTAATTTTGGAAAGTCAATGAGATGGGGGAGTAGAACAGATAGTTTTATTAGACCAATTAGATCTTTATCTATACTTTTAGGTGAAGAAGTAGTAGAAGCAGAAGTTTTTGGTGTACAATCTTCAAACATTTCATATCCACATAGAATGGTTTCTTATGAGCCATTTTCTTATACATTTGCAGGTGATTATTTCTGTAAATTAGATAAAAATGGTGTAATTTTATATCCAAATGAAAGACGTGAAAGAATACTTTCACAAATGAAAGATATAGAAGCAAGACATAGTGTAAAAATTGATATTGATGAAGAATTACTTGAAGAAGTAGTTGCAATAACAGAATATCCTACTGCTTTAATTGGTAAATTTGATGTTGAATTCTTAGAATTACCAGAAGAAGTAATTGTTACGTCTATGAAAGAACACCAAAGATATTTTGCAGTATATAAAGATGGAGTTTTAACAAATAATTTTATTGTAGTTTCAAACTCTAAAACTGATGATTTTGGATATATTATTTCAGGAAATGAAAAAGTATTAAGACCAAGACTTGCAGATGGTATGTTTTTCTATAAAAATGATATTGCAAATGGTTTAAGCAATGAAGGACTTAAAAAGTTAACTTTCGTAGAAGGTTTAGGTTCTATGTATGAAAAAAGTGAACGTGAAGTAGAAATAGCTAAGCACTTAGCAAAACTTTTTGATGTAGAAAAAGAAGAACTTATAGAAAAAGCAGTAATGCTTTCAAAAGCTGATCTTATGTCTGAAATGGTATTTGAATTTACTGAACTTCAAGGTTTAATGGGATATTACTACGCAAAATTAGCAGGAGAAGATGAACTAGTTTATACAGCACTTAAAGAGCAGTATTTACCAGATGGTGAAGATTCAGAACTTCCATCGAATAAATTTTCATCAACTATTGCATTAGCCTATAAATTAGATAATTTAATGGGACTATTTTCTGTAGGTAAAATTCCAACTGGTTCAAAAGATCCATTTGGTTTAAGACGAGCATCAGCTGGTATTGTTAAAATTGCAATTGAGCATAAATTACCAGTAGATTTATCAGAAATTATTGATGCCTTAGCTTCTAACTATAAAGGTTTAGATAAAAAACAATTGGTTGATTTCTTCAACGAAAGATTATTTAAAATCTTCGATGTAAACCCTTCTGTTTTAAAAGCAGTATTAGGAAGTGGTGAAACTGATATTTATAAAATTTCTCAAAAACTTTGTGCATTAAACCCAATAGTACAAAGTGATAGTTTCAAAGAATACTCTAGTACATTCAAAAGAGTTGCAAATATTATCAAAGATGTTAATCTTGATGAAACTTTAACAATTGATGAATCATTATTAGAAGATGATGCAGAAAAAGAACTTATAAATAAATATAAAGAAGTTACTTCAAAATCGTATGAAACATATGATGAAGAGTTAGACGCTTTATTTGCAATGAAACCAGAACTTGACAATTTCTTTGATAAAGTTTTTGTAAATCACGAAGATATTAATATCAAAACAAATAGAAAACATACAATAGCTCTTGTATATCAAGCATTTAGAAAAATTGCTGATATTAAAGAGATTACAATATAA
- a CDS encoding PP0621 family protein has translation MILKTIAILVVLFIVYILFFKKNREKDIVKKKDIKYEDEMVECPTCGTYISTKESILSNGKYYCSKDCLENK, from the coding sequence ATGATTTTAAAAACAATAGCAATTTTAGTTGTTCTATTCATAGTATATATACTTTTTTTTAAAAAAAATAGAGAAAAAGATATTGTAAAAAAGAAAGATATAAAATATGAAGATGAAATGGTTGAATGTCCCACTTGTGGAACGTATATCTCAACAAAAGAATCAATCTTAAGCAATGGTAAATATTACTGTTCAAAAGATTGTTTAGAAAATAAATAG
- the rsmG gene encoding 16S rRNA (guanine(527)-N(7))-methyltransferase RsmG, whose protein sequence is MNLQELLEKNDFNYDSKFYKDCNVFIGLLQQWGKVHNLSGRLSTEDINENILDSIYPLKFIDKYDSFADIGTGAGYPGLLLAIANRDIKSYLIEPRIKRVSFLNFVKASLKLDNLTIICNRVEKVENLKADLITSRAVTNTALLLEITKNIVNDNPSYLFYKGSMLNEELDIAKVNQNYQIVNRNDRNYLYIKGK, encoded by the coding sequence ATGAATTTACAAGAACTTTTAGAAAAAAATGATTTTAATTACGATAGTAAATTTTATAAAGATTGTAATGTTTTTATAGGATTGCTTCAACAATGGGGTAAGGTACATAATTTAAGTGGAAGATTAAGTACAGAAGATATAAATGAAAATATTTTAGACTCAATTTATCCTCTAAAATTTATAGATAAGTATGATAGTTTTGCTGATATTGGTACGGGGGCTGGTTATCCTGGACTTTTACTTGCTATTGCAAACAGAGATATTAAATCATATTTAATTGAACCAAGAATAAAACGTGTTTCTTTTTTAAATTTTGTAAAAGCATCATTAAAACTTGATAACTTAACTATAATTTGTAATAGGGTTGAAAAAGTAGAGAACTTAAAAGCAGACTTAATTACTTCACGAGCAGTTACAAATACTGCACTTTTATTAGAAATAACAAAAAATATTGTGAATGATAATCCTTCTTATTTGTTTTATAAAGGTAGTATGCTAAATGAAGAGTTAGATATTGCAAAAGTAAATCAAAATTATCAAATAGTTAATAGAAATGATAGAAACTATTTATATATTAAAGGTAAATAA
- the ribA gene encoding GTP cyclohydrolase II — translation MNIIKSNIANLPTKHGKFRIKAYKDDNQEHLAIMSEDFENIEIPYVRVHSECLTGDAIGSLKCDCQNQLNLSLDFIGKMGGLVIYHRQEGRNIGLLNKINAYALQDQGRNTIEANIELGFKEDERDYRIVKYIFDDLNIKKVKLITNNPNKIEYIKSIGVDIVERIPAITKANKYNEDYLNTKKDQMGHML, via the coding sequence ATGAATATAATAAAATCTAATATTGCAAACCTACCTACAAAACATGGAAAATTTAGAATAAAAGCTTATAAAGACGATAATCAAGAACATTTAGCAATAATGAGTGAGGATTTTGAAAATATTGAAATTCCTTATGTTAGAGTACATTCTGAGTGTTTAACAGGTGACGCAATAGGAAGTTTAAAGTGTGATTGTCAAAATCAATTAAATTTATCATTAGACTTTATAGGGAAAATGGGTGGCTTAGTTATCTACCATAGACAAGAAGGAAGAAATATAGGCTTACTTAATAAAATTAATGCTTATGCTTTACAAGATCAAGGTAGAAATACAATTGAAGCTAATATTGAGCTTGGATTTAAAGAAGATGAAAGAGATTATAGAATAGTAAAATATATTTTTGATGATTTAAATATTAAAAAAGTAAAATTAATTACAAATAATCCAAATAAAATAGAGTATATTAAAAGTATTGGAGTTGATATTGTTGAAAGAATTCCAGCAATTACTAAAGCTAATAAATATAATGAAGATTATTTAAATACAAAAAAAGATCAAATGGGACATATGCTTTAA
- the hemB gene encoding porphobilinogen synthase, giving the protein MFKRFRRLRINETLRNLVQETKIAPDDFIYPLFVREGKSIKTEVSSMPGVYQMSIDEILKECEYLISIDLKSIILFAIPDVKDSVGSECLCDESIISRTIRAIKEKFPQMFIVTDLCFCEYTDHGHCGIMDPKTQTVDNDKTLEISAQQALVHARAGVDMIAPSGMMDGIITTLRTALDENGFKDLPIMAYSTKFASAYYGPFRDVAESTPSFGDRRTYQMNPANRLEAIEESLEDEKEGADILMVKPALAFLDIVRDIRNETRLPLCVYNVSGEYAMLKNAGAAGLIDYERVMMETLIGFKRAGADIIISYHAKEACELLRKK; this is encoded by the coding sequence ATGTTTAAACGATTTAGAAGATTAAGAATAAATGAGACTTTAAGAAACTTAGTTCAAGAAACTAAAATAGCACCTGATGATTTTATATATCCATTATTTGTAAGAGAAGGTAAAAGTATTAAAACTGAAGTATCTTCAATGCCAGGTGTTTATCAAATGAGTATTGATGAAATATTAAAAGAGTGTGAATATTTAATAAGTATTGATTTAAAATCAATTATTCTTTTTGCAATTCCTGATGTAAAAGATTCAGTTGGTAGTGAGTGTTTATGTGATGAAAGTATTATTTCAAGAACAATTAGAGCTATAAAAGAAAAGTTCCCTCAAATGTTTATTGTAACTGATTTATGTTTTTGTGAATACACAGACCACGGTCATTGTGGAATTATGGATCCAAAAACTCAAACTGTTGATAATGATAAAACATTAGAAATTTCAGCACAACAAGCATTAGTTCATGCAAGAGCAGGAGTTGATATGATTGCACCTTCTGGAATGATGGATGGAATTATTACAACTTTAAGAACAGCATTAGATGAAAACGGATTCAAAGACTTACCAATTATGGCATATTCTACTAAATTTGCTAGTGCTTATTATGGACCATTTAGAGATGTAGCAGAATCAACTCCATCATTTGGAGATAGAAGAACATACCAAATGAACCCTGCAAATAGACTTGAAGCTATTGAAGAATCATTAGAAGATGAAAAAGAAGGTGCAGATATTTTAATGGTTAAACCAGCACTTGCATTTTTGGATATTGTAAGAGATATTAGAAATGAAACAAGATTACCTTTATGCGTATATAATGTAAGTGGTGAATATGCAATGCTTAAAAATGCAGGAGCTGCAGGACTTATTGATTATGAAAGAGTAATGATGGAAACATTAATAGGCTTTAAGCGAGCTGGTGCAGATATTATCATTTCTTATCATGCAAAAGAAGCTTGTGAATTACTAAGAAAAAAATAA
- the argF gene encoding ornithine carbamoyltransferase, producing the protein MRHFLTLADYTKEEILEILDLAKQIKKETKNKEFKEYLKKQTLGMIFEKSSTRTRVSFETGIYQLGGIGLFLSSNDIQLGRGEPLSDTSRVISSMVDMVMIRTFGHEKIEEFAKYSKVPVINGLTTEYHPVQLMADYLTIQEKGLDKDLVVAYVGDGNNMAHSWLNLAAKLGFELRIATPKGYEVNADILERALEMAKISGAKIFISNDPKVAVKDVSVVTTDTWVSMGQEDEKEQRLKDFNGYIVDSSMMSLAQNKAIFLHCLPAYRGYEVSEEVIEGSQSLIFQEAENRLHAQKGVMVWLDKKRNS; encoded by the coding sequence ATGAGACATTTCTTAACATTAGCAGACTATACAAAAGAAGAAATTCTAGAAATATTAGATTTAGCTAAACAAATCAAGAAAGAAACTAAAAACAAAGAATTTAAAGAGTATTTAAAAAAACAAACTCTTGGAATGATTTTTGAAAAAAGTTCAACAAGAACAAGAGTTTCTTTTGAAACAGGTATTTACCAATTAGGTGGAATAGGATTATTCCTTTCTTCAAATGATATTCAACTTGGACGTGGTGAACCGTTAAGTGATACATCTAGAGTAATATCGAGTATGGTAGATATGGTTATGATTAGAACTTTTGGACATGAGAAAATTGAAGAATTTGCAAAATACTCAAAAGTTCCTGTAATAAATGGTTTAACAACTGAATATCATCCTGTTCAATTAATGGCTGATTATTTAACAATCCAAGAAAAAGGATTAGATAAAGATTTAGTTGTAGCATATGTAGGAGATGGTAATAATATGGCTCATTCATGGCTTAATCTAGCTGCAAAATTAGGTTTTGAACTTAGAATTGCAACACCAAAAGGCTATGAAGTAAATGCTGATATACTTGAACGTGCTTTAGAAATGGCAAAAATTTCAGGTGCAAAAATTTTCATTAGTAATGACCCTAAAGTTGCTGTAAAAGATGTAAGTGTAGTAACTACAGATACTTGGGTTTCTATGGGGCAAGAAGATGAGAAAGAACAAAGACTTAAAGACTTCAATGGTTATATAGTTGATTCTTCTATGATGAGTTTAGCTCAAAATAAAGCTATCTTCTTACATTGTTTACCCGCTTATAGAGGTTATGAAGTTAGTGAAGAAGTAATAGAAGGAAGTCAAAGTTTGATTTTTCAAGAAGCTGAAAATAGATTACATGCACAAAAAGGTGTAATGGTTTGGTTAGATAAAAAGAGAAATTCATAA